In one Cystobacter fuscus DSM 2262 genomic region, the following are encoded:
- a CDS encoding CVNH domain-containing protein — MTTMRNSDKSSTRLMHPMAGLLTGMVLALAQAGCGGPAEQDNEDIAHVEQALSGNFSQSCSGIAFLNDRYLTAYCKRADGTSVYSEIDLSKYLVNDDGNLRWQVGGGFHTSCNFKIFGAVDSELYFNCRKKDGSYKETSLVLDERIVNINGVLTYRP, encoded by the coding sequence ATGACGACCATGCGCAACAGCGACAAGAGTTCGACTCGATTGATGCACCCCATGGCTGGACTCCTGACGGGCATGGTCCTGGCGCTCGCACAAGCCGGCTGCGGCGGTCCCGCCGAGCAAGACAACGAAGACATCGCCCACGTCGAACAGGCCTTGAGCGGCAACTTTTCGCAGAGCTGCTCGGGTATAGCGTTCTTGAACGACCGTTACCTCACGGCCTATTGCAAACGCGCCGATGGCACATCCGTCTACAGTGAGATCGATCTCAGCAAGTATCTGGTGAACGATGATGGCAATCTCAGGTGGCAGGTCGGCGGTGGGTTCCACACGTCGTGCAATTTCAAGATCTTCGGTGCCGTCGACAGCGAACTGTACTTCAACTGCAGGAAGAAGGACGGGAGCTACAAGGAAACGAGTCTGGTTCTCGATGAGAGAATCGTGAACATCAATGGCGTTCTGACGTACAGGCCATGA